A stretch of DNA from Vallitalea longa:
TCAATAATAGGCTTTGATAATGTATATTTATCTAGGTATGCCAATCCAAAACTTACAACCATAAATCAAGATATTATAGCAAAAGGGAATATAGCCGCAGAGAATTTAATTAACATGATTGAAAAAAATTATAGTAAAGAGCCAAATATAAAGATTCAAACAGATCTTGTTATAAGGGATTCAGTTAAAAAATTAGTGTAATAAATATTGTTGATTATTTCTTGTGTACAAAAAAAGGCAAACATAATGTTTGAAATTACCAACTTGAAAGCTTTGTTTTACTGTGATAAACTTTCCTATATATACACCAACCAACAAAATATTTTAGAAGTGGTGGTGTGTCAAAAGTCGTAATAAGGAAAAGGATAATAAAAATGGGTAAAAAACAAAAAAAGAAAAAGATTGTATGGCCGAAGTTCGTTGGAATAGTTCTTTTTATGGCCATCGGTGCTATATGTGGTTTATTAATAGCAAATTATATAGATTCCAACGCAGCAGAAGATATATCACTTGGAGAAGAGTTATTAACCTTTTTCTCTTTAATAATTGTAATGTATATTTCCATCTTTATTCATTTAATCATTCATGAGGCAGGACATCTGATATTTGGTTTAATGACCGGATACAGTTTTAGTTCTTTCCGCATTATGAGTTTTATGTGGGTTAAAGAAAATTATAAGATTAAATTTAAAAGACTTACTCTTGCTGGAACAGGGGGACAATGCCTTATGACTCCTCCCCAGCTGGTTGATGGGAAAATACCTGTTGTGCTCTATAATCTTGGTGGTTCATTTATGAATATCATCACAGGGCTTATTTTTCTCGGTATGTACTTTGTTTTTCAAAGTATACCATTTCTTTCTACGGTAATGTTGATGATGGTGGCTGTTGGTTTTGTTCTTGCTATTATGAATGGTGTGCCCATGCGAATGGGTATCATTGATAATGATGGCTATAACGCATACGCATTGAGTCGTAACCGTGATGCGCTACGTTCTTTTTGGGTACAAATGAAAGCAAATGAACAACTTACAAAAGGGATACGACTTAAAGATATGCCTGATGAATGGTTTACTACTCCGTCAGACGAGGAAATGAAAAACAGCATGGTTGCTGTAAGGGGTGTATTTGCTTGTAGCCGTATGATTGATACACAAAGTTTTGCTCAAGCATATAAACTCATGACTCATTTTCTTGAAATTGATAGTGCTATTGTAGGGCTTCACCGTAGACTTATGGTTTGTGACTGTGCTTATTGTGAACTAATCGGTGAAAACCGATCGGATGTTTTGAAACAGCTATTTACCAAAAAACAGATAAAATTTATGA
This window harbors:
- a CDS encoding M50 family metallopeptidase — protein: MGKKQKKKKIVWPKFVGIVLFMAIGAICGLLIANYIDSNAAEDISLGEELLTFFSLIIVMYISIFIHLIIHEAGHLIFGLMTGYSFSSFRIMSFMWVKENYKIKFKRLTLAGTGGQCLMTPPQLVDGKIPVVLYNLGGSFMNIITGLIFLGMYFVFQSIPFLSTVMLMMVAVGFVLAIMNGVPMRMGIIDNDGYNAYALSRNRDALRSFWVQMKANEQLTKGIRLKDMPDEWFTTPSDEEMKNSMVAVRGVFACSRMIDTQSFAQAYKLMTHFLEIDSAIVGLHRRLMVCDCAYCELIGENRSDVLKQLFTKKQIKFMKSMKKFPSVLRTEYSYALLSEKDLVKAEGIKVKFEKCAKTYPYPSEIQAERELMDIAEQKSKNI